A DNA window from Brassica napus cultivar Da-Ae chromosome A4, Da-Ae, whole genome shotgun sequence contains the following coding sequences:
- the LOC106446933 gene encoding tubulin beta-7 chain: MREILHIQGGQCGNQIGSKFWEVVCAEHGIDQTGRYQGDSDLQLDRVNVYYNEASCGRYVPRAVLMDLEPGTMDSVRSGPYGQIFRPDNFVFGQSGAGNNWAKGHYTEGAELIDSVLDVVRKEAENCDCLQGFQVCHSLGGGTGSGMGTLLISKIREEYPDRMMLTFSVFPSPKVSDTVVEPYNATLSVHQLVENADECMVLDNEALYDICFRTLKLSTPSFGDLNHLISATMSGVTCCLRFPGQLNSDLRKLAVNLIPFPRLHFFMVGFAPLTSRGSQQYRNLTVPELTQQMWDSKNMMCAADPRHGRYLTASAMFRGKMSTKEVDEQMLNVQNKNSSYFVEWIPNNVKSTVCDIPPTGLKMASTFIGNSTSIQEMFRRVSEQFTAMFRRKAFLHWYTGEGMDEMEFTEAESNMNDLVSEYQQYQDATAEEEGEYEDEEAEYEQEEGY; this comes from the exons ATGCGAGAGATTCTTCACATCCAGGGAGGCCAATGCGGGAACCAAATCGGCTCCAAGTTCTGGGAAGTGGTTTGCGCCGAGCACGGGATCGACCAGACGGGGCGTTACCAAGGAGACTCCGATCTCCAGCTCGACAGGGTTAACGTCTACTACAACGAGGCGAGCTGCGGGAGGTACGTCCCACGCGCGGTTCTCATGGATTTGGAGCCCGGAACGATGGACAGCGTTAGATCTGGGCCTTACGGTCAGATCTTCCGCCCCGATAACTTCGTCTTCGGTCAGTCCGGTGCCGGAAACAACTGGGCGAAAGGTCACTACACGGAGGGAGCTGAGCTCATCGACTCGGTCCTTGACGTCGTCCGTAAAGAGGCTGAGAACTGTGACTGCCTTCAAG GGTTTCAGGTGTGTCATTCGTTAGGAGGAGGAACTGGTTCTGGAATGGGAACGTTGTTGATCTCCAAGATCAGGGAGGAGTATCCTGACCGTATGATGCTGACGTTCTCTGTGTTCCCATCTCCTAAGGTCTCTGACACTGTGGTTGAGCCGTACAACGCGACGCTCTCTGTGCATCAGCTCGTTGAGAACGCTGACGAGTGTATGGTTCTTGATAACGAAGCTCTGTATGACATTTGCTTCCGTACACTCAAGCTCAGCACTCCAAGTT TTGGTGATCTGAACCATTTGATCTCTGCAACCATGTCTGGTGTAACCTGCTGCCTTCGTTTCCCTGGTCAGCTCAACTCTGATCTCCGCAAGCTCGCTGTGAATCTGATCCCGTTCCCTCGTCTTCACTTCTTCATGGTTGGGTTTGCTCCTCTCACCTCCCGCGGCTCTCAGCAGTACCGCAACCTTACCGTCCCGGAGCTCACCCAGCAGATGTGGGATTCCAAGAACATGATGTGCGCTGCTGACCCGCGTCACGGTCGCTACCTCACCGCTTCGGCTATGTTCCGTGGCAAGATGAGTACCAAAGAAGTGGATGAGCAGATGCTCAACGTGCAGAACAAGAACTCTTCCTACTTTGTCGAGTGGATCCCCAACAATGTCAAGTCAACGGTCTGTGACATCCCCCCAACTGGTTTGAAGATGGCTTCGACGTTTATTGGGAACTCGACTTCCATTCAGGAGATGTTTAGGAGAGTCAGCGAGCAGTTTACTGCTATGTTCAGGAGGAAAGCTTTCTTGCATTGGTACACAGGGGAAGGTATGGATGAGATGGAGTTCACGGAAGCTGAGAGCAACATGAACGATCTTGTGTCTGAGTATCAGCAGTATCAAGATGCCACGGCTGAGGAAGAAGGGGagtatgaagatgaagaagctgagTACGAGCAAGAAGAAGGGTATTGA
- the LOC106389555 gene encoding zinc finger CCCH domain-containing protein 25-like — MAHRILRDHDADGWERGDFPIVCESCLGDNPYVRMTKSDYDKECKICTRPFTVFRWRPGRDARYKKTEVCQTCCKLKNVCQVCLLDLEYGLPVQARDTALNISTHDSIPKSDVNREFFAEEHDRKTRAGLDYESSFGKIRPNDTIRMLQRTTPYYKRNRAHICSFFIRGECTRGEECPYRHEMPETGELSQQNIKDRYYGVNDPVALKLLGKAGEMGTLETPDDQSIKTLYVGGLNARVLEQDIRDQFYAYGEIESIRILAEKACAFVTYTTREGAEKAAEELSNKLVVNGQRLRISWGRPQAPRTDPDGGGSQQQGGVAPHSGLLPRAVVSQQHNQPPPMQQYYMHPPRPQPHQDRPFYPSMDPQRMGAVTSSQDGGDNRMPPHGHYQQHQPYPPQPYGGYMHQQYPPYHHGPPQAPHPYPQQQQQPGPGSRPNPPPTSSVSAPPPESVSDAPSGSSSQQSAEAAVTGSSQ; from the exons atggcgCATAGAATACTGAGAGATCACGACGCTGATGGCTGGGAACGCGGTGACTTCCCCATCGTCTGCGAATCTTGTCTCGGCGACAATCCTTATGTCCGAATG ACAAAGTCTGATTACGACAAAGAGTGCAAGATCTGCACCCGACCGTTCACCGTATTCAGGTGGCGCCCCGGCCGCGACGCAAGGTACAAGAAAACCGAAGTTTGTCAGACATGCTGCAAGCTCAAGAACGTGTGCCAAGTCTGTCTCCTGGATCTTGAGTATGGTCTTCCCGTTCAGGCCAGAGACACGGCCCTCAACATCAGTACTCATGATTCCATCCCCAAAAGCGATGTCAACAGAGAGTTCTTCGCCGAAGAGCATGATCGAAAG aCGAGAGCTGGATTAGATTATGAGTCTTCGTTTGGGAAGATTCGTCCTAATGATACTATACGTATGCTTCAAAGGACGACGCCGTATTACAAGAGGAACCGAGCGCATATTTGTAGTTTCTTTATTAGGGGAGAGTGTACTAGAGGTGAAGAGTGTCCTTACCGCCACGAGATGCCTGAGACAGGAGAGTTATCCCAGCAGAACATTAAAGACCGTTACTACGG TGTGAACGATCCAGTAGCGTTGAAGTTACTTGGGAAGGCTGGTGAGATGGGCACATTGGAAACTCCAGATGATCAAAGCATCAAGACGCTTTATGTCGGCGGGCTAAACGCTCGAGTACTCGAGCAAGACATACGAGATCAGTTCTACGCATACGGAGAAATCGAGTCCATCAGAATCTTGGCGGAGAAAGCGTGTGCGTTTGTCACTTACACGACCAGAGAAGGAGCGGAGAAAGCTGCTGAGGAGCTAAGCAACAAGCTAGTAGTCAACGGCCAGAGACTTAGAATCTCTTGGGGAAGACCACAAGCTCCCAGAACCGATCCAGATGGCGGCGGCTCGCAGCAGCAAGGCGGTGTGGCTCCGCACAGTGGGTTGCTGCCAAGGGCTGTGGTATCTCAGCAGCATAATCAACCTCCACCGATGCAGCAGTACTATATGCATCCACCACGACCACAACCTCATCAGGACAGACCGTTTTACCCATCGATGGATCCTCAGAGAATGGGTGCAGTCACTTCGTCTCAAGACGGTGGTGATAACAGAATGCCTCCACATGGGCATTATCAGCAGCACCAGCCGTACCCTCCACAGCCATATGGAGGTTATATGCACCAGCAGTATCCTCCTTACCACCATGGCCCACCACAAGCTCCTCATCCTTATCCGCAACAACAACAGCAGCCGGGTCCTGGTTCAAGGCCCAATCCTCCTCCTACTAGCTCAGTCTCTGCTCCACCACCTGAATCTGTGTCTGATGCACCATCAGGGTCCTCTTCTCAGCAATCTGCTGAGGCTGCTGTTACTGGTTCGTCTCAATAG
- the LOC106386455 gene encoding putative F-box protein At2g19630 — MKPLQKNFSDMTISGGVTESTSTLDRNSLPIPDEVIAEIFSRLSSESIARCRCVCKLWSSILAHQDFTESFLTKSRARPQLLFACDAFTGTFFFSSAQPENPKENSYVVASNHLARFSISDELCGCTNGFFLYVSKMIWIQNEFQLYVPLMCNPSTGQFLTLPKLKSGKSCGVENYLGYEPIANELKVFSMELSRVNGVLISVEHQVLTTEAKILSWRCVQCCIPHYASRKWICISGVIYYAASSHSYSLISMVACFDLRSEKLSFIKFMETFSKEMHHSATIVNYNGKLGLLMSRDYGLVHRANASFELWVLQDAAKHEWSKLVFVLPPLWKDVVVDTMCISGMVGTNEIVFSPIYQRDPFYVIYYNVESKTITKIGIQGLEAFQGKSLNIYLNYVENVKLL, encoded by the coding sequence ATGAAACCACTTCAGAAAAACTTTTCAGATATGACCATTTCTGGAGGCGTTACGGAATCGACTAGCACACTTGATCGGAACTCATTGCCGATTCCGGATGAAGTGATTGCTGAGATATTCTCGAGGTTGTCGTCGGAGTCCATAGCGAGATGTCGTTGCGTGTGCAAGCTCTGGTCGTCAATACTTGCCCATCAAGATTTCACAGAGTCGTTCTTGACCAAATCTCGTGCTCGCCCTCAGCTTCTTTTCGCCTGCGATGCTTTCACAGGgactttcttcttctcgtcAGCTCAGCCTGAAAATCCAAAAGAGAACTCCTATGTTGTAGCCTCCAATCATCTTGCTCGTTTCTCAATTTCAGATGAACTCTGTGGTTGTACCAATGGCTTCTTTTTGTATGTATCTAAGATGATCTGGATCCAGAACGAATTTCAACTTTATGTCCCATTGATGTGCAACCCCAGCACGGGACAGTTTTTAACCTTACCAAAGTTGAAGTCGGGGAAGAGTTGCGGAGTGGAAAACTATCTTGGATATGAACCCATTGCGAATGAACTCAAGGTATTTTCAATGGAGTTGTCGCGTGTAAACGGTGTTTTAATCTCAGTGGAGCATCAAGTTCTGACAACAGAAGCCAAGATATTGTCATGGAGGTGTGTCCAATGTTGCATACCACATTATGCTTCTCGTAAGTGGATATGCATCAGTGGTGTTATTTACTATGCAGCTTCATCCCACAGTTATTCCTTGATTTCCATGGTAGCTTGTTTTGATTTGAGGTCTGAGAAGCTCAGCTTTATCAAATTCATGGAAACTTTCAGTAAAGAAATGCATCATTCAGCTACAATAGTAAACTACAACGGCAAGTTAGGTTTGCTTATGTCGAGGGATTATGGTCTTGTTCATCGAGCAAATGCAAGTTTTGAGCTGTGGGTTCTTCAAGACGCTGCAAAACATGAGtggtccaagcttgtctttgtattaCCTCCTTTGTGGAAGGATGTAGTTGTGGACACCATGTGTATCTCTGGAATGGTTGGTACAAATGAAATCGTCTTCTCCCCGATTTACCAAAGAGACCCTTTCTATGTCATCTACTACAATGTCGAGAGTAAGACAATCACAAAAATTGGAATCCAAGGATTGGAAGCGTTTCAGGGTAAGAGTCTCAACATCTATCTCAACTACGTTGAGAATGTGaagcttctttaa
- the LOC106385958 gene encoding josephin-like protein produces the protein MAGCESQIYHERQRLQFCLLHSLNNLFQDKDAFTREGLDSISENLGTDDPCQETWTPLTLLLKPHHNTLTGNYDVNVMIAALEGKGKSVEWHDKRYGAYSINLGADTLMGIVLNVPVTRYVGLWRSRRWVVMRKINGVWYNLDCDLTVPHPFTSEDEVKGFLDQNLSLGGEILLVNNA, from the exons ATGGCGGGCTGTGAATCTCAGATCTATCACGAGCGTCAACGACTACAGTTTTGCCTCTTGCACTCCCTTAACAATCTATTTCAG GACAAGGACGCATTCACGAGAGAAGGCTTGGACTCAATCTCGGAGAATCTCGGGACCGATGATCCTTGCCAAGAAACGTGGACGCCTCTCACTTTACTCCTCAAGCCTCACCACAACACGCTTACCGGGAACTACGACGTAAACGTGATGATTGCAGCTCTTGAAGGAAAAGGCAAGAGTGTTGAGTGGCATGACAAGCGTTATGGAGCTTACTCGATTAATCTTGGTGCAGATACTCTAATGGGTATCGTGTTGAACGTTCCGGTCACGCGATATGTGGGACTTTGGAGAAGCAGGCGTTGGGTTGTGATGAGAAAAATCAATGGAGTATGGTATAATTTGGATTGTGATCTTACTGTGCCACATCCGTTTACAAGCGAAGATGAAGTCAAGGGGTTCTTGGATCAAAATCTGAGTTTAGGTGGAGAGATTTTGTTAGTGAACAATGCTTGA
- the LOC106385959 gene encoding josephin-like protein, whose translation MSATGTKRYNANTRPVTCGKQSSVKGSYGKNPGCTTSCGLRLPKKTEATAARLVKILSCKLVKGLRLVVMRRKTKKRSPPLKASSTGRSQPSVISVPNDTCRSEAIEDCIQFINSSTSFIRSSSVSGRKS comes from the coding sequence ATGTCGGCTACAGGAACAAAACGGTACAATGCAAACACTAGACCAGTAACTTGTGGTAAGCAATCCTCAGTCAAGGGATCGTATGGTAAGAATCCGGGATGCACAACAAGCTGTGGCTTGAGGCTTCCGAAGAAAACAGAAGCCACGGCAGCAAGACTAGTCAAGATTCTCAGCTGTAAACTCGTTAAAGGGTTACGTCTAGTGGTGATGaggaggaagacgaagaagagatCGCCACCATTGAAGGCTTCTTCCACCGGTAGATCTCAGCCTTCGGTCATCTCTGTCCCTAATGATACCTGTAGATCAGAGGCCATAGAAGACTGCATACAGTTCATAAACTCCTCAACCTCCTTCATAAGATCAAGTTCTGTCAGTGGCCGTAAATCTTAA